Sequence from the Plasmodium yoelii strain 17X genome assembly, chromosome: 10 genome:
gtgcaaaataaaaaaaaataataaagcagggtatgtatatatagattaaattaaaataaaaaacattgattttttattcaacatatatatatatatatgtgtgtgtgtataAATTTCCATACATAAttgcatataaaaaaattaagtccaaatttaatttttcaaactTTTACTATTCTATTAATGCCGTTTTTTGGCCTGTAATTTTCTTTGTCTTTTTAGGTTCATAGtctaaaaatgatgatatttttcatatgatatataaatagggaaattataaaaaatagcaataataagaattattttatataagtAAGAATCATATAATATGTaagaaatgaaatatataaagttGTTTATATTACCTGCAAATAGTTGACCACATGCTGCGTCAATTGAATATCCAAAAGAATTTCTATTTGAAAACGaaagaaaagaaaagaaaaaaaaaaaaaaagaaaaagcaTGTTCATCgttgtatatttttacttattttatttggttATTATTTCACTATTTTAATAAACTATACCTATAGAAAAAAGATATTCTATGCTTTCTCAATATTTTCTACAAAAAGATGGGAAAAAATTTATTCGTatgaaaatatgtaaaaaaaaaaaaaaattaattacaaAATTTATTGGGTTTACTTCGAATTGGCGAATCTTCTCTTCTTCATCGAGTCTCTGAAATTCATCACAGACATTTTTAGCTAAAATGGAATATGAAAAGGAAAAGGGAATAATTGTAAAATGGCGAAAcgacaaaatgaaaaaatttagattattatgatatgcatttGCGGAGGAATGTGCATAAGTATTATACCTTTGTTATATGGTATTAAGCAGATATTGTACAAATATCTAACAGATGGTGGtcttttaattatatgatcACATAAAGCCTCAGCATGATCCGTTGAATCATTTACATCTTTAATAAGAATATAACTTATCCATACCCGTCTATTTGTTTTTGCTATTCTATCATCTAATAAATCTAAAACTTCATgaaatggaaataatttattaataggAACTAATTGATCTCTTTCTTCAGTAAATGGTGAATGTAAGGAAAAAGATAAATTGACTTGAGGAAataattcatttaattttttaattcctggTAAAAGTCCAACTGTAGATATATTAATTCGTCTACtagataaagaaaaaaaattagaattattaaaaaatcgTATTGCTTCAAAAACATTTGGATTAGCTAATGGTTCTCCCATTCCCATAAatgaaacatttttaatattaacattttttgattgaaaatataataactgATCTGTTATTTCATCTAATTCTAATTGACGTTTTATTCCTATTTGACCAGTTGCACAAAATTTACAACCAAATGAACAACCTATTTGGCTTGATATACATAAAGATGTATGTGATCCAAAATCTAATGCTGTTGCttcaattttttctttatccttacattcaaataatattttatatgctCTATCATATTTATCTTCTTTTATTGGTTTTAtgcttaatatattttcactaaatatattttttaaattttttcttatatctGTTGggatatttttcatattatttatattaataattttacctttatatatattatcagtTATTTGTTTTAgtctatatttttcatatttatttcgtTCAATCATTTTTACAATATTCATATATCTCTTTGATCtttccattttattataagtCATTAAACTGAGTTTTTTccatttgtttttaaatttttttttttttttttttctaatattcGCATATATCTATGCATTGTATATTGTGTGTCACTTTAATAATGGTGGTGGatttaaaatgtatatattaacaatGGAAATTGATATTGTTTTTGGACAATTTATTTGGAAAATCGTCATAAAATggtttatttatttggaaAATAGATATTCGTTATGTTTAGTATAATTTGTATGctaagaaaattatattatatcgTATGTTTTTTCTCTTTCTCCATATATACCGAAAATATGCCGTTTTcatacatatttaaaaattaacagTAATTTTacctattatttttttccaaattctataatttattttgcaAATTACATCCCCTAATACATAATTAATtacatacattttatttaacggcttataaaaaaaataccatTTGGGGTTTTATAACATCGAGAATTTTCTTATAAacaattttcaaaatattatttacaaagaatatatataagaatGATATAATTCCGCTTAAAATATTTGCTTAAATATTtgcttaaaaataaaaagtgtcataaaaaaaaaaggcaACTATCTTCTGAtctataatatacatatgaatAGTATGGGTTATGTAGAATAAATTTACGCacacatgcatatataactAACTTGGTAAagatatatgcatataattttgttttaaaaaaatttgaatgtTTTTACTATGTGATATGTTCATATAAATCCgataatatgttaaattaaatataataaaattagtaaaaaattgcaaaaatattgagcatatattatacatatttaaggAATAACTTTTAagttgtattattatgtggtGGTTAATGTAAAACAATTTAtggtaattaaaaaaataatatattatatattttagaacaaaataaaataatttgcatatttttttgtatccTATAAGATCAAAGGTGTATATTCCACATTTTAActaattttcaaattaataataattggaCCAAaactaattttttatatttgaatgAAATAAGAAATGGTTAGACGAATTTTGTATATCCAATATTTTTCTTTGTGAAATATGAGCTTGATTAATTGTgaattttgtaaatataaatgtgAGCCATCAAATTTAagcatatttatatgtgcTTTACAACTATTACTTATttagtaatattatttttaatattttataatttttaaatatagcatatattaacatatattaacagacatgtacatatatatatatataatgaacaACATCTTATTATATAGTAactaaatgaaaaaaaacaagagAAATAGTGCTTATAGGTGCTTTGGATTTaatcataaaaatgaaaataaaataaaagtaaaataaaaacaaaataaaaacaaaataaaaacaaaataaaaacaaaattgtatatatagatTATTGAACTGAATTGGTAGGATAGGATATCCAATCTTATGACAGAAAGATCGGGTTTATTTTTGAGAATAGGACAAGAGGATAGACGGGtttacaaatatttttataataagtaattttaatatgtatatattttgtaattatttgtttttgtaatatatgaatggataaatattattgtatatttatagttttcagttttataaaatatttaaagaatTGTCTCAAATAaaggttttatttttttggctGATATAATTAGTTGTACAGACAAttgaatttgaaaaaaaaaaaaaaaaaaatttaaacagACTGGAATCATaaaatttgaataaattAGTATTAATTGCAAAATAAAATGGAGACGAAacaaatacaaaataaatgataatgtaaaataaaaagaaaaataaaatacacaATTATATGTGCACTTAATTACgcacatataaaaataaatataatacaaaatacacacacacataaataaataaaaaataaaatgtgtgAATGACAAAATAGTGTAattaacatattataaataatgaaaattaaatatttattattaaggCAATTgaacttttatttatttaaaagtattattaatatattatttctatattGATTGCAAAGTTATATTTTCCGCATATATCAATACATGTGCAATTAACTTGCGCATAACATTATAAATACACattattgtaaaaaatattttatggttaataaaaattattttaagtATATTTAAACACAgtattgtatatttttttttttatcatttaaagtattgcatatttatttcaattatataaatggaTTTAGAATAAAATTCatattagatatatatatatataaaatgaaacataattttaatttcaatgtatatattggTGTGTAACATAAAGACGTAtacaaataattaaatatatgagatagtatatttttatttttataaacacGTGGATAGcatttgtatatatacaacATAGGTAATACAAACAAATATGCACATATGTCCATTTATGattattcaaaataaaatttgcacttaaaaaaatttcaaaTTATTTCCCTatttgattatatttttttttttttttctcaattCGTagtattatgtatatatgtttatacaagtgaataaaaaatgtattcaacatcatatttataaaattaatttttttattgtacatatatattattatttttttatatttccccgttatttcttttttgtgaaatatttaaatatagaattaacaatttattattttccctTTTAGAAAAGCAAAGTGATTAGGGAGTGAAGACaacaatattattttaattagtaaataaataaactaaATCGAcgacaaatattttttgttatttaaaatataaaaatctttgaatatacatattttatacatttattatgtaaaaaatatttatatatgtaaattagAAAgtttatacatttattacTTTAAACTTATttcttatacatatataagtTATATACTTACAAACGTATATTCagtttattaatttatcgtatataaatatatatattcgtCAAAATGTGGTTTACAACGAGACAAGACGGTCTTGATGATAATTGTCATACAAACAGAGGGCCATGTTTTCAAATTAGTGGCTTTTTTGGATCGACATTAAGGATaggtttttttttagaatttGTAGCATTGacctttttatttatgtctTATTGGTCAAATGGAGGAAAGGGATTATTTAgttatgatttaaaaaatataagcgATGATTATAGAATTGATCAATCATTCAGAAATTCTATGGCATTTTGGACtggtatatatttaattggAGCAATATTTGTAATGTCTTTTCAAGTCC
This genomic interval carries:
- a CDS encoding radical SAM protein, putative, which codes for MERSKRYMNIVKMIERNKYEKYRLKQITDNIYKGKIININNMKNIPTDIRKNLKNIFSENILSIKPIKEDKYDRAYKILFECKDKEKIEATALDFGSHTSLCISSQIGCSFGCKFCATGQIGIKRQLELDEITDQLLYFQSKNVNIKNVSFMGMGEPLANPNVFEAIRFFNNSNFFSLSSRRINISTVGLLPGIKKLNELFPQVNLSFSLHSPFTEERDQLVPINKLFPFHEVLDLLDDRIAKTNRRVWISYILIKDVNDSTDHAEALCDHIIKRPPSVRYLYNICLIPYNKAKNVCDEFQRLDEEEKIRQFEKILRKHRISFFYRNSFGYSIDAACGQLFADYEPKKTKKITGQKTALIE